One genomic segment of Chitinophaga parva includes these proteins:
- a CDS encoding TonB-dependent receptor produces the protein MKLTAIILLAACLQVTAKGYSQDITLSEKNAPLKKIFRLIEKQTGYAFFFDHSLVDQAPNVSIAAKAASLEKVMSLCLQDQHLTYTIVGKNVVIESRDEKAARADAPVLAMIRGKVTDEQGNPLPGASVMVKGSKAGTATAADGSFQLNAPNDAVLVVSYLGYENKEVVANGNAPLTIVLKLSVNTTTEVVVIGYGTVRKSDLTGAVSQVKGADVTSQPVSNAMQSLSGRAPGVRVVQTNGAPGGPVTVRIRGTNSILGGNEPLYVVDGFPYDGNPDFLQPSDIASMEILKDASSTAIYGSRGANGIVMITTNSGKKNDRTRVDFNTGYGIQSVTKKMKLLNAQQYAKLYNEQAANDNLAPYFTQQQIDSLGSAPGTDWQDLVLRNAPLSTTSATVSGGSEKTRFSVSAGAFLQDGIIRNSNFKRYSLRSSIEHDISKIFTVSYNATLVQYGGNEQTSLLGNRGSDVVSGMLMAPPTLSPYLPNGGYRRLNTAYPFISNAIINPVMTINQTSNQLKRNRVFTNAAITIKPLDGLAIRISGGLNNADDRRDQHSNIEPSNNSVGSASVSTAQTTNLLNENVATYNKTFGRHAINALAGITYQENTNTTLLGSGIGFLSDVTGTGNLQSAGTPGIPSTSYNKWAIISYLARLNYTLDDKYLFTVSMRRDGYSGYSKGNQWGNFPSAAIAWRVSNEPFLRNSQVINDLKVRASYGVSGSNAIGAYQTLNLLTASTTVFGDGQHIGYAPGSQLPGDLKWETTYQGDFGVDASFLHGVLHVTADFYDKRTKNLLNTVSLPASMGYQTTVQNIGEISNRGMEYAADATVLDRAVHWNVGANISFNRNKVVKLYNGQDIYGTPVYTGSINDYVNLLREGQPFGIFYGYKETGYTDKGTIQYEDRNKDGLINAADKTYIGNPNPKFIYGFNSVATYKGFELTVFIQGSQGNNIFNLNQAATLDLGMGLNLPAAVATDHWTPDHTDAKYPKITNTLSGNISNRFVEDGSYLRFKNIQLAYTIPFKGDAMKWFKKAQVYVSGQNLITLTKYSWYDPEINAYTGTSQVMQGIDYTTYPAFKSVTFGIRCGF, from the coding sequence ATGAAACTGACTGCGATCATTTTATTAGCCGCATGCTTGCAGGTAACTGCAAAAGGGTACTCGCAGGATATCACCCTTTCAGAAAAAAATGCTCCACTCAAAAAAATATTCCGGCTTATTGAAAAACAGACCGGCTACGCCTTCTTCTTTGATCACAGCCTGGTGGACCAGGCGCCCAATGTGAGCATAGCAGCAAAGGCAGCCTCCCTGGAAAAAGTAATGAGCCTCTGCCTCCAGGACCAGCACCTCACCTACACCATAGTGGGCAAGAACGTCGTGATCGAATCGCGCGATGAAAAGGCTGCGCGTGCCGACGCGCCCGTGCTGGCCATGATCAGGGGAAAGGTAACGGATGAACAGGGCAACCCTTTACCCGGCGCCTCGGTAATGGTGAAAGGCAGCAAGGCAGGTACGGCTACCGCGGCAGACGGCAGCTTCCAGCTCAATGCGCCCAATGACGCCGTACTGGTGGTATCCTACCTTGGTTATGAAAATAAAGAAGTGGTGGCCAATGGCAATGCACCGCTCACCATCGTGCTGAAACTGTCTGTAAACACCACCACCGAAGTAGTGGTGATCGGTTACGGCACGGTGAGGAAATCGGACCTTACCGGCGCGGTATCGCAGGTAAAAGGCGCTGATGTGACCAGCCAGCCCGTATCCAATGCCATGCAGTCGCTCAGCGGGCGCGCGCCCGGAGTACGCGTGGTGCAAACCAATGGCGCACCCGGTGGCCCGGTAACGGTGCGCATCCGCGGTACTAACTCTATCCTCGGTGGCAATGAGCCGCTGTACGTCGTGGATGGCTTCCCGTATGATGGCAACCCTGACTTCCTGCAACCCAGCGATATTGCTTCCATGGAGATCCTGAAAGATGCTTCTTCCACCGCCATTTACGGCTCCCGTGGCGCCAATGGCATTGTGATGATCACGACCAACAGTGGTAAAAAGAACGACCGCACCCGCGTGGATTTCAATACCGGCTACGGCATCCAGTCCGTAACCAAGAAAATGAAGCTCCTCAATGCACAGCAATATGCCAAGCTGTATAACGAGCAGGCGGCCAATGATAACCTGGCGCCTTACTTCACCCAGCAACAGATAGACTCCCTGGGCTCCGCACCGGGCACAGACTGGCAGGACCTGGTGCTGCGCAATGCACCTTTGTCCACCACCTCTGCTACAGTGAGCGGCGGTTCTGAAAAGACCCGCTTTTCCGTATCTGCAGGGGCTTTCCTGCAGGACGGCATCATCCGCAATTCCAACTTTAAAAGATATTCCCTGCGCAGCAGCATTGAGCACGATATCAGCAAGATCTTCACCGTGTCTTACAACGCTACGCTGGTACAATACGGTGGCAACGAGCAAACCAGCCTGCTGGGCAACCGCGGCAGCGACGTGGTATCCGGTATGCTGATGGCGCCGCCCACGTTGTCCCCTTACCTCCCGAACGGTGGATACCGCCGCCTGAACACGGCTTATCCTTTTATTTCCAATGCCATCATCAACCCGGTGATGACCATCAATCAAACGTCTAACCAGTTAAAACGCAACCGCGTATTTACCAATGCAGCCATCACCATCAAGCCCCTGGATGGCCTGGCCATCCGCATCTCCGGGGGATTGAACAATGCAGATGACCGCCGCGACCAGCATTCCAATATTGAGCCGTCTAACAACTCCGTGGGCAGCGCTTCTGTAAGCACTGCGCAGACCACTAACCTGCTCAACGAAAACGTGGCCACCTATAACAAGACCTTTGGCCGCCACGCGATCAACGCGCTTGCGGGTATCACCTACCAGGAAAATACCAATACCACCTTGCTGGGCTCCGGCATTGGTTTCCTGAGTGATGTAACCGGTACCGGCAACCTCCAGAGCGCCGGCACACCGGGCATTCCCAGCACCAGCTATAACAAATGGGCCATCATCTCTTACCTGGCCCGCCTCAATTATACCCTGGATGATAAATACCTCTTTACCGTGAGCATGCGCCGGGATGGTTATTCCGGTTATTCCAAAGGCAACCAGTGGGGCAATTTCCCCTCCGCCGCTATTGCCTGGAGGGTATCCAACGAGCCCTTCCTCCGCAACTCCCAGGTGATCAATGACCTGAAAGTAAGGGCCAGCTATGGCGTGAGTGGCAGTAACGCCATAGGCGCTTATCAGACCCTGAACCTGCTCACTGCCTCCACCACCGTGTTTGGCGATGGCCAGCATATCGGGTATGCTCCCGGCAGCCAGCTGCCCGGCGATCTGAAATGGGAAACTACCTACCAGGGCGACTTTGGTGTGGATGCCAGCTTCCTCCACGGCGTACTGCACGTAACGGCAGACTTCTATGACAAACGTACCAAGAACCTGCTGAACACCGTGTCCCTGCCGGCTTCCATGGGTTACCAGACCACGGTACAGAACATCGGTGAGATCAGCAACCGCGGTATGGAATACGCCGCAGATGCTACGGTATTGGACCGCGCAGTACATTGGAATGTAGGCGCCAATATTTCCTTTAACCGCAATAAAGTGGTGAAACTGTACAATGGACAGGACATCTACGGCACCCCTGTGTACACCGGTTCTATCAATGATTATGTGAACCTGTTACGTGAAGGACAGCCTTTTGGCATCTTCTACGGTTATAAAGAAACCGGCTACACAGACAAGGGCACCATCCAGTATGAAGACCGCAACAAGGATGGCCTCATCAATGCCGCGGATAAAACCTACATCGGCAATCCGAATCCTAAATTCATCTACGGTTTTAACTCCGTGGCCACGTACAAAGGATTTGAGCTGACCGTGTTCATACAGGGCTCCCAGGGCAATAACATCTTCAACCTGAACCAGGCCGCCACGCTGGACCTGGGCATGGGCCTGAACTTGCCGGCCGCCGTAGCTACAGACCACTGGACACCGGACCATACAGATGCGAAATACCCGAAGATCACTAATACACTCTCCGGCAATATTTCCAACCGCTTTGTAGAAGATGGTTCTTACCTGCGCTTCAAGAACATACAGCTGGCTTACACAATTCCTTTCAAGGGCGATGCCATGAAGTGGTTCAAAAAAGCACAGGTATATGTGAGTGGGCAAAACCTGATCACGCTGACCAAATACTCCTGGTACGATCCGGAGATCAACGCCTACACCGGCACCAGCCAGGTAATGCAGGGCATTGACTACACCACCTACCCGGCCTTTAAATCCGTGACCTTCGGCATCCGCTGTGGTTTCTAA
- a CDS encoding FecR family protein yields the protein MESSTLAALIRRYINDELTETELSALLETLRTDEHREQWDTAMAALLQDTTAHGHTDPATLEKVWERLQPPPPAIHRPRSLHTIRKWVAAAALLAGVAAGTYYFTQQYTPPVKPASKPATSTSLAVKPGTNKAVLTLADGTQVPLDSTGSGALALQGNSRITQQRNGQLTYTANGNASTTLQYNNLHVPRGGQFRITLSDGTKVWLNAASDLHYPTSFGPGDRRVELSGEAYFEVAQQANHPFKVVVNSSEVQVLGTSFNVSAYGDEAFTRTTLLEGAVKVKSLQGEARLRPGQQAQIHTGGQITVKDDVDMDEVVAWKNGYFQFNHEKISGVMNQLSRWYDLDVTYQGTIPDREFGGHISRSSSIEDIIRILELSKIHVKVDNKKITVMP from the coding sequence ATGGAATCATCCACCCTTGCAGCGCTGATCAGGAGATACATTAATGATGAACTGACTGAAACAGAGCTTTCCGCGCTGCTGGAAACCCTCCGCACCGATGAACACCGCGAACAGTGGGATACCGCCATGGCGGCCCTGCTGCAAGATACCACCGCCCACGGGCACACAGACCCGGCTACCCTGGAAAAGGTTTGGGAACGGTTGCAACCACCCCCACCGGCCATCCATCGCCCCCGTTCTTTACATACCATCCGCAAATGGGTAGCCGCTGCCGCCTTGCTGGCAGGGGTAGCGGCCGGCACTTATTATTTTACACAGCAATACACACCTCCTGTAAAACCGGCCAGCAAACCCGCCACCAGTACCTCCCTGGCTGTGAAGCCCGGCACCAACAAAGCCGTGCTCACCCTGGCAGATGGTACCCAGGTACCGCTGGACAGTACCGGCAGCGGTGCCCTGGCCTTGCAAGGCAACAGCCGGATCACGCAGCAGCGCAACGGGCAACTTACTTACACCGCTAACGGGAACGCATCAACGACCTTACAATATAATAACCTCCATGTGCCCCGGGGCGGCCAGTTCCGCATTACCCTCTCTGATGGCACCAAAGTATGGCTGAACGCCGCTTCCGACCTGCATTATCCGACCAGTTTTGGCCCCGGGGATCGCCGCGTGGAACTGAGCGGGGAAGCTTATTTTGAGGTAGCACAGCAGGCCAACCATCCTTTTAAAGTAGTTGTGAATAGTTCAGAGGTGCAAGTACTGGGCACCAGCTTCAATGTCTCCGCTTACGGCGACGAAGCCTTTACCAGGACCACCCTGCTGGAGGGCGCGGTAAAGGTGAAATCCCTGCAGGGAGAGGCCCGCCTGCGCCCCGGCCAGCAGGCCCAGATCCACACCGGTGGCCAGATCACGGTAAAGGACGATGTGGATATGGATGAAGTGGTGGCCTGGAAAAACGGCTACTTCCAGTTCAACCACGAGAAGATCAGCGGCGTCATGAACCAGCTTTCCCGCTGGTACGACCTGGATGTAACCTACCAGGGCACCATCCCGGACCGTGAGTTTGGTGGCCACATTTCCCGCAGCAGCAGCATTGAAGACATTATCAGGATATTGGAGCTCAGCAAGATCCACGTTAAAGTAGACAACAAAAAAATCACCGTTATGCCATGA
- a CDS encoding RNA polymerase sigma factor: MMLPTTNDTDASLLQSLAAGNAAAYRLLFERYWDAIYSSTLQLTKLPDLSEDITQDVFAMVWEKRTQLTGIDNLQAFLFVSARNKIYSRLRKLSSQDHYEQYLRQYFQEIRHQSGEAAIYSRDLELQVQRAVQQLPPQQQRAFCLSRFQGLDHEQIALIMGVSRVTIKSYLVQALATLRKVLSHYTLPVLLGIFLGH; this comes from the coding sequence ATGATGCTGCCTACCACTAATGACACCGATGCCTCGCTGCTGCAAAGCCTCGCCGCCGGAAACGCAGCCGCATACCGCCTGCTCTTCGAACGCTATTGGGACGCCATCTACTCCTCCACCCTCCAGCTCACCAAACTGCCAGACCTTTCAGAAGACATCACCCAGGACGTATTTGCCATGGTCTGGGAAAAACGTACCCAGCTCACCGGCATCGACAACCTCCAGGCCTTCCTCTTCGTAAGCGCCCGCAACAAGATCTACAGCCGCCTGCGCAAACTGAGCAGCCAGGACCACTATGAACAATACCTCCGCCAGTACTTCCAGGAAATCCGCCACCAGAGCGGGGAAGCGGCCATCTACTCCCGGGACCTGGAGCTGCAGGTGCAGCGCGCCGTACAACAACTGCCTCCCCAGCAGCAACGCGCCTTCTGCCTTAGCCGCTTCCAGGGACTGGACCATGAACAGATCGCCCTCATCATGGGCGTATCGCGCGTTACCATCAAAAGCTACTTGGTACAGGCACTGGCCACGCTCCGCAAGGTGCTCTCCCACTACACCCTCCCCGTGCTGCTGGGCATTTTCCTGGGCCATTAA
- a CDS encoding RHS repeat-associated core domain-containing protein: protein MNPVNQHFTLVVGIDSHFTTTPPFNPLHPFIGMIADPVDYIPFIGASVFVNRVPRGVSDTSGFLFSGQHIPLVGAFAEAPLIAHESVNFFGSLHTFAEGRRLSPCVYSVMSCNDVGIPLSAHAGEKYTPKFSLFAPTSFSIPIPKGNPVLVGGPMVPDLTGAAINLLASYGFSALLKKAGSFFKKPAKQVTDDLGSTLEKEADKTIHCGDPVNVVTGVVQYTGCDFELPGPLPLKWERAWYSDSRYTGLLGHGYTIPFDTQLKCCGDYNAVLLPDGRGVGFPLLQPGEQYYLRTEKLTLKREVDHYQLVQHKTRLRYLLKPHPEKTDEYRLSAIFNEQGFSINIAYHHDQLAYIRDSTGRMIHVTTDHKHRITAVRVAEKSGKVHPLVQYMYNEAGDLCEIKDALHQATRLVYEAHRLVKKTDRNGQSFYWQYENGRCIHSWGDHGLLEVKLDYHPGYNIITDGLGRSTTYHYDEHHLITQITAAGAHRFIDYTAFEERFRDIDEAGHVTGYSYDERGNCTSIQRPDGALEKFMYDENDRVTLHTDAAGHHTVRVYNTQGLLQTLIRADNGMTTYEYNADHLLAAICEEDGRRTTFKYDTAYNLTALCRPDGSTDTWHYDGLGRCIRAVNAAGGVQSFLYDLLGRVTRIQQPDGNIVWLDYNAYDDVIKAQDSQHDVHFSYTPLGSLHQRKEGHRTLQFLYNGQEELLKIVNEHHEAYRFQRDDRGRIISETGFDGTTRQYERLENGWIKQVTHPGGRHTLYEYDAAGRVARCEYSDGSWEIFNYNKNGQLIEATNEQATISLERDNMGRVVLERSVVAGQAHTVHSIYNRQHQRTAIHSSLGAAIHLHYTPMGQVARLQADMEDQHWQADFGYNVLGLEAERWLPGGIISSFEYDHAGHPLRHKIHKGNKDLRKRRYAWNANERLVSMLNELNNGQVNYTHDDFGNLAMAEFEDGRKQYKSPDAVGNLYRNPQREDRRYHAGGQLARANGWTYAHDAEGNLQRRTSDTGAVWQYTWCSNGMLRTVTRPDGEVISFEYDALGRRVSKIAEGQVTRWVWDGNVPLHEWRYALDARPACTLDEMGQLQVAGTEPVEGLITWVFEEDGFAPAAKLRASGSDTIVTDYLGTPVEMYDAQGNKTWGCELDIYGKARTLGMGEAGDCPFRYQGQYEDVETGLHYNRFRYYSAEEGTFLSKDPIKIRGGLNQYKYVSDTNAQIDPLGLEGTYLFRGDDYYTGGNVGTPLGGNADITTPWEHVRRASDGETSRFTSFSENKGKAQKFGKTRKIFRGDLEPLEKNGKIKIHTPESVYDAMKNSGNKKLMKDANNVKNIMKTNMEILIEGEIDGTFFKACN, encoded by the coding sequence ATGAACCCTGTTAATCAGCATTTCACACTTGTTGTTGGCATAGATTCCCATTTTACTACAACGCCGCCTTTCAATCCATTGCACCCGTTCATAGGCATGATCGCCGACCCGGTGGATTACATCCCTTTTATCGGCGCTTCCGTGTTTGTAAACCGCGTACCCCGTGGCGTATCAGACACCAGTGGATTCCTGTTCTCAGGGCAGCATATACCACTGGTGGGCGCATTCGCGGAAGCACCGCTCATTGCCCATGAATCTGTGAATTTCTTCGGGAGCCTGCACACCTTTGCAGAAGGCAGGAGACTGTCGCCCTGCGTTTACAGTGTTATGTCCTGCAATGATGTGGGCATCCCGCTATCTGCGCATGCAGGTGAGAAATACACCCCGAAATTTTCGTTGTTTGCACCCACGTCCTTTAGTATTCCAATTCCAAAGGGCAACCCCGTGCTGGTAGGCGGGCCAATGGTGCCCGACCTCACCGGTGCGGCTATTAATCTGCTGGCATCTTATGGCTTCAGTGCATTGCTGAAGAAAGCCGGATCCTTCTTTAAAAAACCTGCAAAACAGGTAACAGACGACCTGGGATCCACCCTGGAAAAAGAAGCAGATAAAACCATCCATTGCGGCGACCCGGTAAACGTAGTGACAGGCGTAGTACAATACACCGGCTGCGATTTTGAACTACCCGGTCCCCTGCCACTGAAGTGGGAGCGCGCATGGTACAGTGACAGCCGCTATACAGGCCTGCTGGGCCATGGCTATACCATTCCTTTCGATACGCAGTTGAAATGCTGCGGTGATTATAATGCCGTGCTGCTGCCAGATGGCCGTGGCGTAGGCTTTCCACTGCTGCAACCGGGAGAACAATATTATCTCCGTACCGAAAAGCTTACCTTGAAGCGGGAGGTAGATCACTATCAACTGGTACAGCACAAAACAAGACTGCGTTATCTCCTGAAACCGCATCCCGAAAAAACGGATGAATACCGGCTGTCCGCCATTTTCAATGAACAAGGTTTCTCCATCAACATCGCCTACCACCACGATCAACTGGCTTACATACGTGATAGTACCGGCCGTATGATACACGTTACCACAGACCATAAACACCGCATTACCGCCGTGCGGGTGGCAGAGAAAAGCGGGAAAGTACATCCGCTGGTGCAGTACATGTACAATGAAGCAGGTGACCTCTGCGAGATCAAAGACGCACTGCACCAGGCTACCCGGCTGGTATACGAAGCGCACCGCCTGGTTAAAAAAACAGACCGTAACGGGCAATCTTTTTACTGGCAATACGAAAATGGCCGCTGCATCCACAGCTGGGGCGATCATGGCCTGCTGGAAGTAAAGCTTGACTACCACCCCGGCTATAACATCATTACCGATGGCCTGGGCCGCAGCACTACATATCACTATGATGAGCACCATCTTATCACACAGATCACCGCAGCCGGTGCACACCGTTTTATAGACTACACCGCGTTTGAAGAACGCTTCCGCGATATAGATGAAGCAGGTCACGTTACCGGTTATAGTTATGATGAACGGGGCAACTGCACCAGCATACAACGGCCGGATGGCGCGCTGGAAAAATTCATGTACGATGAAAACGACCGTGTAACCCTGCACACCGATGCAGCCGGCCATCACACGGTGCGGGTCTATAACACGCAGGGATTGCTGCAAACCCTGATCCGCGCGGATAACGGCATGACCACTTACGAGTACAATGCAGACCATTTGCTGGCGGCTATCTGCGAAGAAGATGGCCGGCGCACTACTTTTAAATATGATACCGCCTATAACCTCACTGCGCTTTGCCGCCCGGATGGCAGCACAGACACCTGGCATTACGATGGCCTGGGCCGCTGCATCCGCGCCGTCAATGCGGCCGGCGGGGTGCAGTCATTCCTGTACGATCTGCTGGGCCGTGTAACCCGCATCCAGCAACCAGATGGCAATATTGTGTGGCTGGACTATAACGCTTATGACGATGTAATCAAAGCACAGGACAGCCAGCACGATGTGCACTTTTCTTACACGCCGCTGGGCAGCCTCCACCAGCGCAAGGAAGGCCATCGCACCCTGCAATTCCTTTACAACGGGCAGGAAGAGTTATTGAAAATCGTGAATGAGCACCATGAAGCATACCGCTTTCAACGCGATGACCGGGGCCGGATCATCAGCGAAACAGGTTTTGACGGCACTACCCGGCAATATGAACGACTGGAAAACGGATGGATAAAACAAGTGACGCACCCCGGCGGCCGGCACACGCTCTACGAATATGATGCTGCCGGCCGCGTGGCGAGGTGCGAGTACAGTGACGGCAGTTGGGAGATCTTCAACTATAATAAGAACGGGCAGCTTATTGAGGCGACGAACGAGCAGGCCACCATATCCCTTGAGCGCGACAACATGGGACGAGTGGTACTGGAACGCAGCGTGGTGGCGGGCCAGGCACATACGGTGCACAGTATATATAACCGCCAGCATCAACGAACGGCCATCCACAGCAGCCTGGGAGCCGCCATACACCTGCATTACACGCCTATGGGCCAGGTAGCACGGTTACAGGCGGACATGGAGGATCAGCATTGGCAGGCGGATTTTGGGTACAATGTCTTGGGCCTCGAAGCGGAGCGCTGGCTGCCGGGAGGGATTATATCGTCATTTGAATATGACCATGCAGGTCATCCGCTCCGGCATAAAATACACAAAGGAAATAAAGACCTGCGTAAACGCAGGTATGCCTGGAATGCCAATGAACGCCTGGTGTCTATGCTGAATGAGCTGAACAACGGCCAGGTAAATTACACCCACGATGATTTTGGTAACCTGGCCATGGCGGAATTTGAAGACGGCCGCAAACAATACAAATCACCCGATGCCGTGGGTAACCTATACCGCAACCCACAACGGGAGGACCGGCGCTACCACGCAGGAGGCCAGCTGGCCCGGGCAAACGGCTGGACGTATGCCCACGACGCTGAAGGCAACCTGCAGCGCAGGACAAGTGACACCGGGGCTGTATGGCAGTATACTTGGTGCAGCAACGGCATGCTGCGGACGGTAACGCGGCCGGATGGTGAAGTTATTTCTTTCGAATACGACGCCCTGGGCCGCCGGGTGAGTAAGATCGCGGAAGGACAGGTCACACGTTGGGTATGGGACGGTAATGTGCCGCTGCATGAATGGCGGTACGCACTGGATGCCCGGCCTGCTTGCACACTGGACGAGATGGGGCAGCTACAGGTAGCAGGGACTGAGCCGGTGGAGGGGCTTATTACATGGGTGTTTGAGGAAGATGGGTTTGCGCCTGCGGCGAAGCTCAGGGCCTCGGGGAGTGATACTATCGTTACAGATTACCTGGGCACACCGGTAGAGATGTATGATGCGCAGGGTAATAAAACATGGGGGTGTGAGCTGGATATTTATGGCAAAGCACGTACATTAGGGATGGGTGAGGCAGGAGATTGTCCATTCAGGTACCAGGGACAGTATGAGGATGTGGAGACGGGGTTGCATTATAACCGGTTCAGGTACTATTCCGCAGAAGAGGGTACTTTTCTTAGTAAAGACCCAATTAAAATAAGAGGTGGGTTAAACCAGTATAAATATGTCTCCGATACTAATGCACAAATAGATCCATTAGGACTTGAAGGAACATATTTATTCAGAGGAGATGATTACTATACTGGAGGCAATGTTGGCACGCCACTAGGAGGAAATGCAGATATCACAACGCCGTGGGAACATGTCAGGAGAGCTTCTGATGGAGAAACCAGCCGCTTTACATCCTTCTCTGAGAATAAAGGCAAAGCACAAAAGTTTGGCAAAACACGAAAAATTTTCCGTGGCGACCTCGAGCCGCTTGAAAAAAATGGAAAAATAAAAATCCACACGCCTGAATCGGTCTATGATGCTATGAAAAACAGTGGCAATAAAAAATTAATGAAAGATGCAAACAACGTCAAAAACATCATGAAAACAAATATGGAAATTCTTATTGAAGGCGAGATTGACGGAACGTTTTTCAAAGCTTGCAACTAA
- a CDS encoding Fic family protein, giving the protein MSKKDAVAAELREIRDMIRDSYTGLTFEQLKKRLSFQVSDKTLKRRISSLLDLKEISQEGGQKQRIYKNESPVVLADMSFMLEEEGARFNEDRSLNLSGESRSLLAYFDIPARNRKAAGYNPDFLKSYTPNHTSYLTHQEKQLLATTGVTTHLLEPAGTYARQVLQRLLIDLSWNSSRLEGNTYSLLDTKRLIEQGSMMEGKSLVETTMILNHKDAIEFLVDGEDDIGFNSYTIKNLHAILSNNLLPAAASGRIRSHAVGIAQSTYKPIATTQQLEELFDLMLDKAEAIEDPFERSFFIMVHLPYLQPFDDVNKRVSRLAANIPLFKANLSPLTFVGVPKELYVKGLLAVYERNDIRLLKEIFMWAYQRSADSYAAIRQAVGEPDLFKQQQRAKINEIVRRVVIGAMGQKAASEAVIHAATALGSQKGQERFIEVVSTEILSLHDGNFARYRIRPSEFKAWKENWDRMPG; this is encoded by the coding sequence ATGTCTAAAAAGGACGCGGTTGCCGCTGAGCTAAGAGAGATCAGAGACATGATCAGGGATTCCTACACCGGATTGACCTTTGAGCAATTGAAAAAACGGCTTTCGTTTCAGGTTAGTGACAAGACATTGAAGCGCCGGATAAGCAGCCTTCTTGACCTGAAGGAAATAAGCCAGGAGGGTGGACAAAAGCAGCGCATATATAAAAATGAATCTCCCGTAGTGCTGGCAGACATGTCCTTCATGCTGGAAGAAGAAGGCGCGCGCTTTAATGAAGACCGGTCATTAAATCTTAGTGGAGAAAGCAGGTCATTGTTGGCTTATTTTGACATTCCTGCCAGGAACAGGAAGGCAGCAGGCTATAACCCGGATTTTTTGAAATCATATACCCCTAATCATACAAGCTATCTGACACACCAGGAAAAACAATTGCTGGCTACAACAGGTGTAACCACGCATCTTCTTGAACCAGCAGGTACATACGCCCGGCAGGTGCTGCAACGCCTGCTGATAGATCTTTCATGGAACTCCAGCAGGCTGGAAGGAAATACTTACAGCTTACTGGATACAAAGCGCCTGATTGAACAGGGTAGTATGATGGAAGGAAAGTCCCTGGTAGAAACCACTATGATCCTGAACCATAAGGATGCCATTGAATTTTTGGTGGATGGAGAAGATGATATAGGGTTTAACAGTTACACAATTAAGAACCTCCATGCCATCCTCTCCAATAACCTGTTACCTGCGGCGGCATCCGGACGGATCCGGAGCCATGCGGTGGGAATAGCACAGTCAACATACAAACCCATCGCAACCACTCAGCAACTGGAGGAGCTTTTTGACCTCATGCTGGACAAGGCGGAGGCTATTGAAGATCCATTTGAGCGGTCTTTTTTTATCATGGTACACTTGCCTTATTTGCAACCGTTTGACGATGTAAATAAACGCGTCTCCCGGTTGGCTGCCAATATTCCGTTATTCAAGGCAAATCTATCGCCTTTAACTTTTGTAGGGGTGCCCAAGGAATTATACGTCAAAGGGCTATTGGCAGTTTATGAGCGCAACGATATCAGGCTGCTGAAGGAAATCTTCATGTGGGCATACCAACGGTCTGCAGATAGCTATGCGGCGATTAGGCAGGCCGTTGGAGAACCAGACCTGTTCAAGCAACAACAACGGGCAAAAATCAACGAGATCGTTCGCCGTGTTGTCATTGGAGCAATGGGTCAGAAAGCAGCCAGCGAAGCAGTTATTCATGCCGCAACAGCCCTGGGCTCTCAAAAGGGGCAGGAAAGGTTTATTGAAGTGGTAAGCACGGAGATACTTTCCCTCCATGACGGTAATTTTGCGCGTTACCGGATCAGGCCATCCGAATTTAAGGCCTGGAAAGAAAATTGGGATAGAATGCCAGGGTGA